In Notolabrus celidotus isolate fNotCel1 chromosome 22, fNotCel1.pri, whole genome shotgun sequence, the genomic stretch gggaatgcaaactagtttagatttttctttttttttaattaatttatttcaaaacatcctcatcagatatttaatgatcgtctaaagacctttatgagggatgcatccggctgagagtatcgtgttaacagggtcgctgtttaaaccaaaacaccggtttatctctgccacggctttttgagttaaaaacgattttaaagccgtgttgaaacgtctctgctactcacgcttatctcctctcacgtgttcctgttgtgttgctcatatgatacctgcctgtccgtctgcttctatggtgtcatctgtgatgaatggcattcgtctttgttttactgccctctactggtctggtgatgTACTGCTTTTACAtctattttttctccatacgtcactggcctgatttgcacaatctacctgggacttcagacGGCGGTCGAAAAGGCacacaacaatgggggcacaggaaccttttagttctgggggaagtagttctgggggctaaaagacccagggactcttggttgaaatgcaccttttgatttCAAATGAGGTGGGAAGTGCTTTAAACCTGCAATATTTCCCGTGACCAACAGGGGGCGACTGCACTGGTTGTAACAAGATGCTCAGTTGAACCTCTGTGAAAATGATCAGATGATGGTAATTTTGTAAATTATGATCGCACCTAAAGTCAAGCAGGGTAAGTTACAGGCCcttgaaccatagactgaataaatatggaGAGAGTCTTAGTGGCGTCACCTATTGGTTTCGTACGAGGGGTTTTAAAGTTGAAGTCCGTTGtgttattggaaatgctgactcacccTAACTTTTGGTCTACCCAAGACAGACTAAGAGGTGTAGCTGAGGCAGGATTTTGGCCTCCAAGAAAACCGCTACAGCATGCTCGCCTGTTGGTCGACTCAGCCACAACGCAAATCGTTCAAATCAATGCATAACTCTTTGTCCCATTCTCCTCTAAACAGATGATTTATACAAAAAATTATCCCCTGTACTTTGTGTACGAGTAGAGGAATGAGCTATTCACCCCAAAGTGTTAATGGGggtctccttggcttttggagcctgTCTCAAGCAGGCTGTCCAttggcattggcttcatttttcagcatcAGTTTCCCGCTTGAACACCAGGGATTGACAACTTGTAACCACAGAGACTAGTCAACCAGGATAGAATTAAAGCAATGTGAATCCACTTTGGTTTTCTAAATATGATCAATTTAGGTTCCAAGATACCAAGATGGTGACGACCAAAACATGCATTCAAGGCACTGGGACAGTGTTACACAAACCAATAGGTAATGTGGCTACATGGCTACAAGCTAAATCCACTTCTTTGATTCAGTCCATGTAAAGAACAAACACTGATGTAACCGATTATgttgatatttaaataaaaccccTGTATGGGGATCCTTTAATTATTGCCAGATACTTGCTACACTTGCTTTCAGAGCCCAAAACATGACCTGACATGACTGCATGCATTAATATATGCAAACATTTGAGACTATTAATTTGTTAATAAAACCAGTATATAGGCATACATGTAAGTGAAAATAAATCCAATTCAAAGCGATTTATTGTACCCTTCTGAATGACCATCATGAATGAGTAATCATCTCATACAATGTTGTAATCAAATTCACTTTAATACACATTTACATCCAAATGATTGATTTCCAAATGGGaatatttatattcaatttATAAGTCAATACCCAGATTTCAAAATAGTTGTGGGGAAATTGAAAAATCAACAACAGTTATGGCCTGGACCAAAGGAAAGAAGAGTTTTAGGGTGGCTTGGGTTAATCCTGCCTTATCATTTAAAGACAATAAGACAACATTTTGTGGCTACATCAATTAAAGATGCAGGGAAATGTGAGACGTTCACTATGCACTGCTTGGGGCTGCTTGGGCAGATCAGTAAATGCTACCTCGAAGACTTTGGTAGTAATTCCAAACTAGTGCTGTTTTCAAAATCACCTGTATGCAGTACGTTTTAGGTACAAAGGTAGTCCGTAGTATGACTGTACTGTTTGATCTGTTTTGtagtatgctgggccaggcgtcgctggatttccggttttggaaagcggaagtaaacgcCTGCAGAGAACACTGTCAAGCATTGCTCAACAAAGGACGGCACTTTACAGGAGACTTTAAAGTATCCTGGACCTGACCAGGTTATAATTCAGTTAACAGTTAACATTGCAATCTGGCGGCCAGGTTAGAAGACAGCAAGCTCTGACTTTAGGCTCAAAAGACGGGGCTTTCTCTCTAATCTCACTTATTGGTAGATCACCCTCCCCCTGGTTTGTTTCCACATTTTAGAAACTACAATACAaaccagaattctgagaaagtCTGATGACTGAGAGCTGAACTGAACTGGCCGCAGTACACAAACAAAGGAATCATTGAGGAGATTTAATACGTTTTTGTGGCATCACATGACACTTGACTCATTTTGGCACTGACATCTTGTGTAAATGACATAAAAGGAAAAACTCACCAAGTCCCCTGATTCTGAATATATTGcctaaaagggaaaaaaggcaACTTTAGACATATTAGATCTGTTaggtttaaaaaacaataacacatcTAGGGGCAAAATAGAGTAAACAAGAGACGGGACCGTACTCACTGAGTTTGGGATGTAGCCAACAGCGTGCACCCTGACATTCccagaaatagaaaatgtgtcGACCCTGTTTATTGGGGTTTTGTGCTTGTATTCCAGCAGGTGACCACCATTTACAGCCACCTGTAAAAGGCAAGTAATTAAAGAAATCACATATACAAGTTTTAAGGTGCAGCAAAAGCTTACTGATGCCTTTGCCTTCAACAGGATATGTTCACCAACCTTGAAGACATCTTCGTGCACCAGGATGATGGTCTCGAAGGGTGCTCCACGTTTGTAGGGCAACTTATGGAGTGTTTCCTCTTTGCCCcagctctcctgcagcaggcaGTTACAAACCACACGGGGTGAGCCTTTGAAGCGAGGGCTGAAGTGGAGGGCGACGTCAGAGCGAGGCTTGGTGCTGCAGCCGCTCGACAAATCGATCTGAAACCTTAAAAGAGAGAACGCACAACATGTCGGGATTACCAGGTAAAATGGAAAACCTTACCAGGGGCTTTCAATTCAGCTCACATCAGGAGGTTGTTTGCATCTCTTAAGTACAATATCAACAAGGATTAAGTAGTGTGGATGCCTTTTATCAAAttacttattttaaaaaagaatataaaaaacTCAACACAGCTTTCACTAAACATTTCTGCATTCAGAAAACTATTTTAAAGCTCAAACCTAACATCCATGTTGCTGAAGTTTCCAAGAGCAACACACTGTAGCATAACACCTCCTCTGATCTCCTGGTGGAGGAACAACATTTTGACTCATAGCAAATGAATCCAAATGTATCATTGGAAAGGACTGAAACCATATCTTCAGCAAATGAATCCACAGATAGATACCCGTGATGTGAAGTGGTGATATGATGTGATGTGCCATAACAAGGTACATTACAGAGGCATTACCCTGGACTACTGATTTTGACACACCAGGACTTTGAAGTTGTTCCACAAGAAAGTATCACACGCTATCATGCTGTAAATCAGTTTAAGAAACTTACCTGTCAGCATCTGGGGGAACAGTACCCTGGATGATGATGATCTCCCCGGGGTGCAGGCCTCCAGGTATGGGCCCTGTGTATGGGATCACCTGAGGCAGAGAGTTGCAGTGAGAGCCCTCTATACGTGCGCTAACAATGCCTGCAGTCATGCAACCCAAATCCCTTAGTGTGGAATTTATGAGCTACAATGAACAATACCAGCCTGATGAGCTAACGTCCTGTGTGCAGGCCGTATAGACACAATTGCTGACAACACAGCGACTTGCTATTAGTTTTCGGCTGTATTATAGAATAATAGGGTATAACTGATCAATGCATGGTAGCATTAAGGAGCTGATGTAGACAATAACACATTTAATGAGCCTCTTACCGGATTCAGCACAGTGTGTTTCGCATTTGCCACAGACATCAGGCTTGTGGTGTCAGTCTACAACATGAAGCTGTGCTGAGAGACAACGGAGTCTGCGGTAAATCTCACCGGTTTGTAGCTCTCCTGCACTACGCAGGGTTGATGGCAACGGGCATCATCTCTCCATCAGACTCTAAAACCGACGCGCATGCGCCATCCCACCATGTGACCAAGCTGGGCGCTGAGCGAGCGAGCAATTGAGGCTTTCTGTGACTTGGTTTTTATTGTTGAGTATTGTCGAACCCTTTTCTTAGATATTAAAATATCAATTAATACTCATGACAATTAGTTTTTTTAGTGACCTtataacaaaaacagtaaaaaataatagCCCATTACCTTTTGAGTAATCTCATttacacaacaacaataataataataataataataataataataataataataataataataatagtaattggactgtgtttatattagggatgcaccgatcctactttttaggtcctgaaaCCAATATCGACACCTGGACtatggtatctgccgataccgatactagccgatcagatcctggtattgatttaacaatctgtATTCCTTTATGTGAGGAtagaacaagcggcaacctccggtctaaaaatatgagtccaatgtggaagtgttaaaagctgcagttcatcaaggatccgcttgaggctggctccggaagtaccggaagtcacatacacatgaatgggaaaaagacgatctttgcagcagaaataaacatgtttacagcctggtacaaaagatgagtgtagtctgaatagctcatttccctATGTGCTCTCACTattaggggggtgaattttttttctaacgtggcaattttgaagatattgagattactagtcttccaatgagaggcacggctgactgtgggaacactgttggctaagaggctcaaagcccgcctctttacgtcacactggctcgacagaagcaatatggctgccgctgccgattggcttcaaaacagcgttcagaaacagatgggtgaagtcatggatactacgtccatattttatatagtctatgggatagaatcatgtttggcaacttcaggcttttctgactttgtaaaccaaaataaaataaacatttttaaactgacagtatcattattcaagagattataaatgtgtaccagcagtttggtgagttaatcttcataaccaacagatattacaattcaactgtaaacctcagcagtggataagaaaCATTAgcactgcacatgttgcaagtttccggcgaaGTTGTTAGccaaagaagcgtgacatgaacctaaactgcagagcctctgtatttatcctccatcatgctccgctgggcaaaaatgcacagactggtcggcgctgatgacgtaggagaccgGATGGctattttaaacacagaaaagcatagaactgagatgaacagatctgccatatggatcggcactatatatcggccccttgtcaccgatatccaatctagctttttgagtccgatctagccgatatccgataccaggatcggatcggtgcatccctagtttataTAGTTccttctctagtcttctgaccactcaaagtgctttcccATTACATGTCACAGACATACACTgttggcagaggctgctataaaGCCCATTACCTTttgactaatcccattcacataaccataatgataatattaatagtcgtcgtcatcatcatcataattcttattaatgttgttgttgttgttaatatAATGCTATTTAGTTTTGTAAGTAAATTCAAGATTCAacattcaagaaagctttattgccaagtgagctcgcacacacaaggaatttgacgtggtgaatggaacactggtacttaacaagtcggtaagaacacaacaagacagtaaggataataaatatataaacacaaatccaaaagttccaaataaaaataaaaatactatctgtacaaagaaaggcaAAGATATTCTGTCTTATCTTTGCCATGACGAGGAAGTTTTTGCCTTTGTCCGTGCATTTGCACCACTAACATGTCGCCCAGCCTGCAACAAAATACGAATAGGCATCAAGGATTTTGAAGGCTTTAAGATCACTGCCTGTTAGGAGAAACGCTGTTTACCCAATATAATATGAACCGTGTGGTGAAATTCTCTGAAGATATGAGAAGACATCAAGTACCGATCCTCTTTCCTTTGTCAGTTTCTCTCCATAGCTCtgcttttgacatttttgttaAGAAGAATATGTGAATTCTACTGTGTTACTTTCTGTTACTTTTATGGCTCCCAAATACGCATTGGACGTAATTATTGTCTACAATtaatgggtttttttgtttggtttttgaattgaacattttataaaaatacatttacaaacactACAGACATGTGCTCAAACAAATCCATATACCACAATAaacaaggagacaaggagaataaataagaggggaaaaaacacaaatggGAAATATACCTCATgtcaatatataaataaacaaatatatgcaacaattCAGAAGCCTGGATCTCAATCTTCCCAAGAAAACTCATTAAAAAGGTCTACTGCTTTATTACTTCTTTGGCTATCCATCAATgtaaggttttttttgtatagTTGTAGttcctttaaaagaaaacagggaCATAGGGGGTGCAcgttttcattttacatttgtgAATATGAAGTCAACAACGAATGGTAGGCTGTTATCAACAACAGGTGTTGTATCGAGCTCTGTTTCCTCGGCGAGATTTGTTTCCCCTAGTCCCGCCCCTGTCCGAAATGGCCTGAAGGGCGAAGGAAGTAGGATGTTGTATTGTAGAAGTGAAATCCAAATTTCATGACTGTCtagttatatttttaaactgggacaaaatgaaaagtctttcacaaatacaacatttttattgatataaatAACAGTAGTTGGTtgtgttaataaatacatagaaacacaaacataagtGCTGGTGTCccagtttaaaaatataactaGACAGTCATGAAATTTGGATTTCACTTCTACAATACAACATCTTCAAATGAAACTCGCTAAAAAAGTCAGTTTTGAACcttggctgatttatacttctgcgtcgccctacgcagcaggggctgaacgcggacatgagcccctcatacttctgcgtcggtgtgtctgtgtcgcgcagcaattctccgccgaaacgcctgagggcagtgcggtctctctgatagccggtcgcctgcttccggtcccgctacgatctctgtttacttttccacatcgattcagagcgtgttatgttaatctacagctgatacatgttgctgtttatcatacagacatgattacatgaagaatagagaggaggagatgaaatacacggccgatgtgtggccgatgtccgggaccccggaagtgctgtgaatgcgggaaagacaaagccgtcgagcggaccaatcacagagcttgcggtccgcgtcggctctacgcgtagttacattttggaggaggtgcacgtcagctacgtgcgtaggcctctgcgtaggtacgggagctacgcggacctacggcgtaggttacgccgtcgattcgacgcagaagtataaatcagccttaaaggctgatttatacttctgcgttagATCTCTCCACGGTGCCTCTGTGGTACGGGCACAACAGCTCAGGGGCGAGCTTTGAGTGAACGCGCGCTTCCTTCGCCCTTCGGGCCATTTCGGACGGGGGCGGGACTAGGGGAAACGGGGGAAACATATCTCGACCATAGATCTCGACGAGGAAACAGAACTCGATACAACACCGTCATACTATAAAATAGGAATAGACTGAGACTTCAGTTTCACTTCTGAAGGAACAGGCGCCTCTCAACGTTCAGCCATAGAGTTCaacagagaaaggaggagaaaacatgaGCATTGGTTGGTATCAATAATTCTTCTGACTATGCAGATAATGTTAACTGTTAATAAATGGTCAATCATACATTTCACGGACGTGTTTAACAACAAAACGCCTCTCTTCAAACAAAACCaacttttaatgttgttttcgGTTTCGGTTTAGGAAAAATTCTCGCCATTGGAACAGGAGCAGGTCAGTATTggagagctttttttttatttaatcaaaaCATCAATGTTGAAGATCCATTTACACCTTAACCCTCTGCCAATCAAACATTTCCTCTGCTGGTTTTTGGTCTGAGCAGTGGGTGCTGTGGTCCTGGCTCCAGTAGCTCTCGGGGTAGTAGGTTTCACTTCAGCTGGCATCGCTGCAGGCTCCATCGCTGCTCAAATGATGTCAGCTGCTGCGATTGCTAACGGAGGGGGAGTGGCAGCAGGAAGCATGGTGGCTGTTTTGCAGTCAGCAGGTAACTTCATACTATCACAAAAAATGACAAGATTATGCAGATAGATAGTGATGTATTTTACTCAAGTCTTGCAGTAGACTGACTGTttacagcaggggtgtccaaagcacggcccgggggccaattgcggcccaaggtccatttatttatggccccaagcttccatcttaaaggtgacatatcacgcttttttcatcaatatatattggtctaagaggtccccaaaacatgtctttaaagtttatgctctgattctgacggagaggcgcctgcagcagaacctttctgaaagattggtcatagatttagtgtttcttgttgttttatttatcagtatgtcgacgtgtgtcttggtacacagcgacgaacatgtagctatgtggctatgctaactagcgctagcacttatccatgataaataaaaatcatccactagatcttcaaatctgcagacgtggggagtaaaaccgacctttgtgtttattaagacagcctacaactagcatgcctccctcctaagctccttgttagcacacatgtgtgcagggaatgaaaaacggaggagggattcagtattattttatacagtctatgggctgaacaagctccgagctctgactccgtgacagaccggatatcgTTGTTAcctaacaaaaacacggaagtctgaaacggctcatttcacacacatttacagaaaggtgtagaaatcaaaacaggggcagaatggatttttttcattctcgggggatcagtagacatgccagggacacatatttcaggtagagaaccattcaaaattcaattttgcatgatatgtcacctttaaagtgtgttatttatagcattaattaatagcattataaattaatcacattctgaatcatttgtacatttgcagtttcgttcaagcgcacacacaaaactaaagtcaatccagaaacgtctcaaaaagcttcacatggattacttgtataaagccaaagctctgggaattctgcaagatggcaataaagaagaaacacaagtaCTGTTAAAGTTGACTtcaaattaatgattttatcatgatgtgaaaatgttcctgatgaacactaaaagttcagaagaaacaaaagaagacaaattcaaaattatgaaattgtgcagaaaaggcaaaatttggtgcataaaaattgttcagattgcaggaaaataattatttagttcttaaaatgttgtctgctggtcagacaagtcttaaaaacaacatgaaaaagaagtgtgatgaaatccagatagtgatcctgccatagaaaaataatgatcaaatatttttcccacattgtccgaccattttcctccagaagaagataaagtttgctaatgtatacgtggcttgtggagaactgaggactacctagttactgttttattgagaacaaatgtaaaataattgttatttaatagagatttcatctataacgtttatgattcctaagtctcggtaggagccactggctctaaggtattctgacaacatcaaatgtggccctctttgaaaaaagtttggacaccactggttTACAGTGTAATACACTGTGATGAGGAAAGTTCAACAGTATGCTTTTGCCCTTTGGCTAACTGAAAATCTTCTGTGATCTCTCTGTAGGAGTAGTCGGCTTGTCAGGATCTGCCACAGCAGTCGTGGCCAGCGTTGGAGGAGCTGTGggctggttcactaacttcatAGCAGGCAATGTCACtaataaagatgataaaaaagATGATGAGAAAGTTGATgagaaagatgatgatgatggtgatgatgatggtgatgataatAAGGATGTGGGAAACTGTGTGGCCCTCGAACCTTCAAGTTTGCCAATGTGAGTGTATTTGGAGAAAGAAGCTCAGCTTTTAATTTCCTTCTGATACAATTTATgtatataattataattatatacATAAATTGTACTAGGACTGTTTTAACCAGACCATGAAAAGGTTAACGCGTGATCCTCATAGTGTTATAGAGGATAAGTTAGGCCTACATTTTCTACAGGCTTTATCTTTGATGTGATGACCATaataatctaaataaaaatcCAGTAGTTGTTGACATTTCACTGTGTTCATGTCTCTTGTTTTTTGGCGAATACATGCTTTGTAAGTGGCACTGCAGCCATACCTATTATGAAGCTCATTACTGTTGTGGTTCTCAACCCCCAAGGACAATATCTTTGGCGTTAGTTTTAATGTAAACAGATTCTTTTGAAAGCTTAACCCCCAAAAAACAGCCTCACAAGTATGTCAAACGGCCTGTTTTTCCACCTTTATCAAACCAGAAGAAAAACTCACGGagatcaaaaaaatatttttcagaagTGTACAGGTATGACAGGCGGCAGCATAGTTACAGTTTCTGATAAAGAGCAGCCATACATTATGCATAATACAAACTACATGGCTGTAAtacattaaaagacatgtttAGAGTGATTAACACGTAAAGGCTGTATTTTACTAACATGTATTAATGATGATCTACAATCAAGCACACTATTTTTCCCTTTCCTCTGTATCTATAAAGAAATAGACTGAAACAGCTGGAAGATAAATTACACCTCTGGCTCAGGTGATGTAGAAAAAAATATGCTATTCCATTTTGTATATGTAATTGTATATTTTTCTAAAGGTGAGAATCGCtgcattttgaaatgtgtttatctGCGTGACCATGACTGCATTAGGCTTTCTTTTGcgaacaacacaaaaaacaatcaaggcAATTTAGAAAAACATCCTGTGGGGGCATTACTTATTGTATCACTTACTCACTAACTTACCTTCTTAATTGCTTTTATACTTATTTACTCACTTAATTGCTTACTTGCCTATACATATTCAATTGCTTACTTGCTTAGTCACTTACATATTAACTCACTTACTTGCttaattacttacttacttacttgcttaatCACTTGCTTCCTTTTAAACTTACTTACTCACCCACACTTACTCAATTGCT encodes the following:
- the LOC117805762 gene encoding galectin-8-like; this encodes MSVANAKHTVLNPVIPYTGPIPGGLHPGEIIIIQGTVPPDADRFQIDLSSGCSTKPRSDVALHFSPRFKGSPRVVCNCLLQESWGKEETLHKLPYKRGAPFETIILVHEDVFKVAVNGGHLLEYKHKTPINRVDTFSISGNVRVHAVGYIPNSAIYSESGDLSVPYKGSVLKGLNPGQHITIKGQVSMYPHSFTVNLRTSRTENIALHLNPRMKSGMFIRNSYLSESWGQEERELPFFPFSSGEYFEILILCQPHQFKLAVNGSHLFEFRHRVQDLSSIDQLEIMGDLELTDVKLW
- the LOC117806361 gene encoding interferon alpha-inducible protein 27-like protein 2A; protein product: MSIGKILAIGTGAVGAVVLAPVALGVVGFTSAGIAAGSIAAQMMSAAAIANGGGVAAGSMVAVLQSAGVVGLSGSATAVVASVGGAVGWFTNFIAGNVTNKDDKKDDEKVDEKDDDDGDDDGDDNKDVGNCVALEPSSLPM